One Methanobacterium sp. genomic region harbors:
- a CDS encoding translation initiation factor IF-2 subunit alpha, protein MVRMKREWPSEGDLIVGTVHKVLNYGAFASLEEYEGKEAFIHISEVSSGWVKNIRDYVRENQKIVARVLRVNPKKGHVDVSMKRIREDQRTRKIQQWKIEQKAEKLLEISAKTIGKDLDAAYDEIGYAIIDEFGDLYEAFETAAEEGESALKDRGIDGEWATTITEVAKKNISPPEVQITGYINLKSYAPNGVDIIKEALGSVEADNVSVQCVGAPRYRLIVKSSDYLTAENLMKDAAQQCIELVVEEGGEGEFQRELE, encoded by the coding sequence ATGGTAAGAATGAAAAGAGAATGGCCCAGCGAAGGAGATTTAATAGTAGGAACAGTGCACAAAGTTTTAAACTATGGTGCATTTGCTTCCCTTGAAGAATATGAAGGAAAGGAAGCTTTTATTCATATTTCTGAAGTATCTTCGGGATGGGTAAAAAATATCAGGGATTATGTCCGTGAAAACCAGAAAATCGTTGCAAGAGTCTTAAGGGTAAACCCTAAAAAAGGCCACGTCGACGTTTCCATGAAAAGGATAAGGGAAGATCAAAGGACAAGGAAAATTCAGCAGTGGAAAATCGAGCAAAAAGCTGAAAAACTGCTTGAAATATCTGCAAAAACAATAGGAAAAGATCTTGATGCTGCATATGATGAAATTGGATATGCTATCATAGATGAATTCGGTGATCTTTACGAAGCATTTGAAACAGCCGCAGAAGAAGGAGAAAGTGCACTTAAAGATAGAGGAATAGATGGGGAATGGGCAACAACTATAACTGAAGTTGCTAAAAAGAACATATCTCCTCCGGAAGTTCAGATAACTGGATATATTAACTTAAAATCTTATGCACCTAATGGTGTTGATATAATAAAAGAGGCACTCGGATCTGTTGAGGCTGATAACGTTTCAGTCCAATGTGTTGGAGCTCCAAGATATCGGTTAATAGTTAAATCTTCTGATTACCTTACAGCAGAAAACTTAATGAAAGATGCAGCACAGCAGTGCATTGAACTTGTTGTTGAGGAAGGCGGGGAAGGCGAATTCCAGCGTGAATTAGAATAG
- a CDS encoding RNA-protein complex protein Nop10, translated as MKMKMKKCKSCGEYTLKDKCPYCEGKVGVVYPPKYSPEDKYGKYRRILKKQLLKKRSD; from the coding sequence ATGAAAATGAAAATGAAAAAGTGTAAATCCTGCGGGGAATATACACTTAAAGACAAATGTCCTTACTGTGAAGGTAAAGTTGGAGTGGTATATCCACCTAAGTATTCTCCTGAAGATAAATATGGGAAGTACCGGAGAATACTTAAAAAACAACTGCTTAAAAAAAGGAGTGATTAG
- a CDS encoding proteasome assembly chaperone family protein, which translates to MNKTYVKMIEEVDLKEPIFIEALPGIGHVGKLVAEHIIHELDAKKFAELYSPSFPPQVFVSEEGLIEPMKNEFYALNGDNGQDYIILVGNTQGLSPEGQHEVCGIILDLVEKYGVKQMFTLGGLGTGQPIEKSKVLGAATTLELAEMLKEHNVTLRSADGGIIGASGLLLGMGMLRGINGVCLMGETPGYFIDADASKAVLTVLLDILNMEIDIVKLEERAEETRKMISKAQQMEREMAERMHIAPGEEDLRYIG; encoded by the coding sequence ATGAATAAAACTTATGTGAAGATGATAGAAGAGGTGGACCTTAAAGAACCCATATTCATAGAGGCACTTCCTGGAATCGGTCACGTTGGTAAATTAGTTGCAGAGCACATAATTCATGAACTCGATGCAAAAAAATTTGCAGAGTTATACTCACCATCATTTCCGCCACAAGTCTTTGTAAGTGAAGAAGGGCTTATTGAACCAATGAAAAATGAGTTTTACGCACTTAACGGTGACAATGGGCAGGATTATATAATTCTTGTTGGAAATACCCAAGGTTTAAGTCCAGAAGGTCAACACGAAGTATGTGGAATTATACTTGACCTTGTAGAAAAATATGGGGTTAAACAGATGTTCACCCTCGGTGGTCTTGGAACAGGTCAACCTATTGAAAAATCAAAAGTATTAGGTGCAGCTACTACATTAGAACTTGCAGAAATGTTGAAAGAACATAATGTAACTCTAAGATCCGCAGATGGAGGTATAATCGGGGCATCAGGCCTTCTTTTAGGAATGGGCATGCTTCGAGGTATTAATGGTGTATGCCTTATGGGTGAAACACCCGGATATTTCATAGATGCTGATGCTTCTAAAGCAGTTTTAACAGTTTTACTGGATATACTGAATATGGAAATAGATATCGTTAAATTAGAGGAAAGAGCAGAAGAAACTCGTAAGATGATATCCAAAGCTCAGCAAATGGAGCGAGAAATGGCTGAAAGAATGCACATAGCTCCTGGCGAAGAAGATTTAAGATACATCGGGTAA
- a CDS encoding TIGR00375 family protein produces MIINADLHIHSLYSMATSKNMTISTIASESKLKGLDLVGTGDGFHPEWLQIIEQNTKPSKTGIYSVKECDNDSQTRLIKSVEHPETSTAKCKFILTAEVEDRNRVHQLIILPSIESAYQIREELPSKNIDKEGRPRVNMNGAELMDLIKDHKGLIGPAHAFTPWTSIYKEFDSIYDCYNDTPDFLELGLSADTDMADRIEELQNIPFLSNSDAHSPWPHRLGREFNEIEIKKMTFDAFKDAIKAKKVVGNYGFDPRLGKYHETGCVRCYDTIMIEKARELKMRCPCGGLIKKGVKDRISDIAKWDEPHHPEFRPKYTHILPLAEIISLVHGKGITTVYVQKIWKELVQTFGSEIEVLIYASLDEIARTESKLAGVIKSFRENTLKIQPGSGGHYGQIILG; encoded by the coding sequence ATGATTATTAATGCAGATCTACATATTCACAGCCTTTATTCAATGGCAACTTCAAAAAATATGACCATAAGCACGATTGCATCAGAGTCAAAACTTAAAGGATTGGATTTAGTTGGCACGGGTGATGGTTTTCATCCGGAATGGCTTCAAATTATAGAGCAGAATACAAAGCCTTCAAAAACAGGAATATATTCAGTTAAAGAATGTGATAATGATTCACAGACGCGCTTGATAAAGAGTGTGGAGCATCCTGAGACCAGCACAGCTAAATGTAAATTCATTTTAACCGCTGAAGTTGAAGACCGCAATAGAGTTCACCAGCTTATTATTTTACCTTCAATTGAATCTGCTTACCAGATAAGGGAAGAATTACCATCTAAAAATATAGATAAAGAAGGTAGGCCTAGAGTTAATATGAATGGGGCGGAATTAATGGATTTAATTAAAGATCACAAAGGATTAATAGGTCCTGCCCATGCATTTACTCCATGGACAAGCATTTACAAGGAATTTGACAGTATATATGACTGTTACAATGATACTCCTGATTTTTTAGAGCTCGGACTTTCAGCGGATACTGATATGGCAGATAGAATAGAAGAACTTCAGAACATCCCATTCCTTTCAAATTCAGATGCGCATTCGCCGTGGCCCCACAGGCTTGGAAGAGAATTCAATGAAATTGAAATTAAAAAAATGACATTTGATGCATTTAAAGACGCAATAAAGGCAAAAAAAGTTGTAGGAAACTACGGATTTGATCCAAGGCTCGGTAAATATCATGAAACTGGCTGTGTAAGATGCTATGACACGATCATGATCGAAAAAGCACGGGAACTTAAGATGAGATGTCCATGCGGAGGACTTATAAAAAAAGGTGTTAAGGATAGGATAAGCGACATTGCAAAATGGGATGAGCCGCACCACCCAGAATTCAGGCCTAAATATACGCATATTCTTCCACTAGCTGAGATAATAAGTCTTGTTCATGGAAAAGGGATCACTACGGTTTATGTTCAGAAAATATGGAAAGAACTGGTACAGACATTTGGAAGTGAAATAGAAGTTCTGATTTATGCATCTCTCGACGAGATTGCAAGAACTGAATCTAAACTGGCAGGGGTTATAAAGTCATTTAGAGAAAATACTTTGAAAATTCAGCCAGGTTCCGGTGGACATTATGGGCAAATTATTTTAGGCTGA